One genomic region from Phragmites australis chromosome 1, lpPhrAust1.1, whole genome shotgun sequence encodes:
- the LOC133927096 gene encoding protein BLISTER-like, which translates to MASAQASSSSAAAAPSRKEHLEAGKKRLEQFRKKKAAKKSTAIAEQAKPAVPDVAENTPPIANTASSGDGLAPDVEPNTASTSSVPSAVYENGPTSSSRGADFLSNGPAIVNASVGLSNVSPQQDAVSDGGSKFYGNLSFSDLVNGHHENWRGDTALKRVEHSPDKDVQSTSKLSAFGNTNSLGSPYSANTMLSWGRNSLLSQAHDTEQTSLYSSSTLFGKSESTYTQDYSTNNDIFDQLRATSKDSSQVEQSAYASSREYGSTFNSSRIADTVDHDTNVGITRNAADSTPVNFDKHDPFLSSGYPTTYTRSRPSFLDSIGVQRAPPTAQASYGEPAKANQLFNNSNYQSSFLQQSNQESTASNVVGIPLTSGSQEYNHEKVLYGNSIPPDFSLSKEERSLLHGNQTFQNFTTHGKDDDFTALEQLIEDLTKEKFSLQRTLEKSQELAQTLATDNSALTDKFNQQAQVISQLTSDMERLQEEIQAQLLALESVKTEYANAQLECSAADERAKVLAAEVILLEDKALKLRSNELKLEKEVEGLHSEISSFRRRVSGLEKERQHLQSTVEALQEEKKLLHSKLRNIPVNEKVNIIEKPSADKRDASTATEDLDTGEISSSETLTSTVDTLEDAGTSVLRTNNMSDVPSFEEVSSSIPDDQLRMIDNINSLMSELAVEREELLRALRIESSNCSKLKEFNKDLTQKLEIQTQRLELLTSQRMANENVLAKPIDTRSINDATMYADEGDEVVERVIGWIMKLFPGGPKRRTSKLL; encoded by the exons ATGGCGTCGGCGCAGGCGTCCtcttcctccgccgccgccgcgccgtcgcGCAAGGAGCATCTCGAGGCTGGGAAGAAGCGG CTCGAGCAGTTCCGCAAGAAGAAGGCAGCAAAGAAGTCCACTGCCATTGCAGAGCAGGCAAAACCAGCTGTTCCTGATGTAGCGGAGAATACCCCTCCAATTGCCAATACTGCTAGCTCGGGAGATGGGCTGGCGCCTGATGTTGAGCCGAACACAGCAAGCACGTCATCTGTGCCATCTGCTGTATATGAGAATGGCCCAACGAGTTCTTCCAGAGGTGCAGATTTCCTGTCAAATGGTCCTGCCATTGTAAATGCTTCAGTTGGGCTTAGTAATGTTAGTCCCCAGCAAGACGCTGTTAGTGACGGAGGAAGTAAGTTCTATGGGAACTTGAGCTTCTCCGACCTTGTTAATGGTCATCATGAGAATTGGAGAGGCGACACTGCCCTTAAAAGGGTTGAGCACAGTCCTGACAAGGATGTGCAATCAACATCTAAATTAAGTGCCTTTGGGAACACCAACAGTTTAGGTTCACCTTATTCTGCAAACACCATGCTGAGTTGGGGAAGAAATTCTTTATTGAGCCAAGCACATGACACCGAACAAACTAGTTTATACTCATCCAGCACCCTTTTTGGAAAGTCTGAAAGCACTTACACTCAGGATTACTCCACAAACAATGATATCTTTGATCAGTTGCGAG CTACCTCCAAAGACTCTTCCCAAGTGGAGCAATCTGCGTATGCCAGCAGCCGGGAGTATGGCAGTACCTTCAATAGTTCTAGGATTGCTGATACTGTAGATCATGATACAAATGTTGGAATAACTCGGAATGCAGCAGACTCCACACCAGTTAATTTTGATAAACATGATCCTTTTCTGTCATCTGGTTATCCAACTACATACACTCGATCCAGgccatcttttcttgattctattGGAGTACAACGAGCCCCTCCAACAGCTCAAGCATCATACGGGGAACCTGCCAAGGCTAATCAACTattcaacaattcaaattatcaGAGTTCATTTTTGCAGCAATCAAATCAAGAATCCACTGCAAGCAATGTTGTGGGTATTCCTCTTACATCAGGAAGTCAGGAATATAATCATGAGAAGGTGTTATATGGCAACTCCATCCCTCCTGATTTCTCACTTTCTAAAGAAGAAAGAAGTCTGCTGCATGGTAATCAAACATTCCAAAACTTCACAACTCATGGGAAAGATGATGATTTTACAGCACTAGAACAG CTCATTGAAGAtttgacaaaagagaagttcTCCTTACAACGTACTCTTGAGAAATCTCAAGAATTAGCGCAAACTTTGGCCACAGATAACTCAGCATTAACTGATAAGTTCAACCAACAG GCACAAGTTATCAGCCAGTTGACATCTGACATGGAGAGATTACAAGAAGAAATTCAAGCTCAACTG CTGGCGCTTGAGTCTGTCAAGACTGAATATGCTAATGCACAGCTAGAATGCAGTGCTGCAGATGAGAGGGCGAAAGTACTTGCAGCTGAAGTCATTCTATTAGAAGATAAG gCTCTGAAACTGAGGTCAAATGAGTTAAAACTTGAAAAGGAAGTTGAAGGTTTACATTCTGAGATTTCTTCATTCAG GCGCAGAGTTTCTGGTCTAGAGAAGGAGCGCCAGCATCTTCAATCTACTGTTGAAGCTCTGCAAGAAG AAAAGAAGCTCCTACACTCTAAATTGAGGAACATTCCTGTGAATGAGAAGGTAAACATTATAGAGAAACCTTCAGCTGATAAAAGAGATGCATCAACTGCAACAGAGGATTTAG ATACTGGGGAAATCAGCTCTTCTGAAACCCTGACCAGCACTGTCGACACACTGGAAGATGCTGGAACATCTGTTTTGCGGACCAATAATATGTCTGATGTTCCTTCCTTTGAAGAGGTTTCATCTAGCATTCCAGATGATCAGCTTAGAATGATTGACAACATCAATTCCTTGATGTCAGAG TTAGCAGTGGAGAGGGAAGAGCTGCTGCGAGCACTGAGAATTGAGTCATCTAATTGCTCCAAGCTGAAG GAGTTCAATAAGGACCTAACACAAAAGCTGGAGATTCAGACGCAGAGGCTTGAGCTATTGACTTCTCAAAGGATGGCTAATGAGAATGTCCTAGCAAAACCAATCGACACACGCTCCATCAATgatgcaacaatgtatgctgaTGAAGGAGATGAG GTTGTCGAACGGGTGATTGGCTGGATAATGAAGCTCTTCCCAGGAGGGCCAAAGCGGCGTACCAGCAAACTTCTGTAA
- the LOC133886192 gene encoding regulatory protein viviparous-1-like codes for MEASAGSSPPHSQENPPEHGGGKGEAPAEEIGGEAADDFMFADDTFPSLPNFPCLSSPSSSSFSSSSSNSTSTYTNAAGGAGGGGAEGAAGDPSEPVSTGEGFDAFDEIDQLLDFASLSVPWDTEPLFPDVGMMIEDAMSAPPHQVGGDADGRGEGKALLEGTGGEEACMEAAEGDDLPRFFMEWLTSNRESISAEDLRSIRLRRSTIEAAAARLGGGRQGTMQLLKLILTWVQNHHLQKKRPRDAMVEAAGSHGHGHGQLSSSGANPGYEFPTGGQDMAAAGGTSWVPYPPFTAPAYGGEGVYPSGTGPYPFHQQSCSTSSVVVNSQPFSPPVVGDMHAAGGGNMAWPQQYAPFPGASTGSYPMPPVVPQQFSPGFAGQYSGGHAIAPQRMVGVEASATKEARKKRMARQRRLSCLQQQRSQQLNLGQIQGSGHPQEPSPQSTHSAPVTPSAGGWGFWSPGSQQQVQNPLSKSNPSRLMQQMPSPEGSPQRSAASDKRQGAKTDKNLRFLLQKVLKQSDVGSLGRIVLPKKEAEIHLPELKTRDGISVPMEDIGTSRVWNMRYRFWPNNKSRMYLLENTGDFVRSNELQEGDFIVIYSDVKSGKYLIRGVKVRPAQEEGNGSGAVGKHKHGCPEKAGASCAEDGGGVDGTAKLDGACKGRSAQMSQGQGAASMSQMAVST; via the exons ATGGAAGCCTCCGCCGGCTCGTCGCCACCGCACTCCCAAGAGAACCCGCCGGAGCACGGTGGTGGCAAGGGGGAGGCCCCAGCGGAGGAGAtcggcggggaggcggcggatgACTTCATGTTCGCCGACGACACGTTCCCGTCACTCCCGAACTTCCCTTGCCTCTCCTCGCCGTCCAGCTCCTCcttctcgtcgtcctcctccaactCCACCAGCACCTACACCAACGCGGCAGGAGgagctggcggcggtggcgctgagggcgccgccggcgaCCCCTCCGAGCCGGTCTCCACTGGGGAAGGGTTTGATGCGTTCGATGAAATCGACCAGCTCCTCGACTTCGCGTCGCTATCCGTGCCTTGGGACACCGAGCCGCTATTCCCTGACGTTGGCATGATGATAGAGGACGCTATGTCCGCGCCGCCGCATCAGGTGGGCGGCGACGCGGACGGAAGAGGCGAAGGGAAAGCCTTGCTGGAAGGGACAGGGGGAGAGGAGGCTTGcatggaggcggcggagggggacGACCTGCCGCGGTTCTTCATGGAGTGGCTCACGAGCAACCGTGAAAGCATCTCGGCCGAGGATCTCCGCAGCATCCGCCTCCGCCGCTCCACCATCGAGGCCGCTGCAGCCCGTCTCGGCGGCGGACGCCAGGGCACCATGCAGCTGCTCAAGCTTATCCTCACCTGGGTGCAAAACCACCACCTCCAGAAGAAGCGCCCTCGCGACGCGATGGTGGAGGCGGCTGGCTCGCAtggccacggccacggccagCTCTCCAGCTCGGGCGCCAACCCCGGCTACGAGTTCCCCACTGGAGGCCAGGACATGGCGGCTGCCGGTGGTACATCCTGGGTGCCCTACCCGCCCTTCACGGCACCTGCTTACGGCGGCGAGGGGGTGTACCCGAGCGGCACCGGCCCGTACCCTTTCCACCAGCAGAGCTGCAGCACAAGCAGCGTGGTCGTGAACAGCCAGCCGTTCTCCCCGCCGGTGGTGGGCGACATGCACGCGGCGGGCGGTGGAAACATGGCCTGGCCACAGCAGTACGCGCCGTTCCCTGGCGCTTCCACGGGCTCTTACCCTATGCCGCCCGTCGTGCCGCAGCAGTTCTCCCCCGGATTCGCCGGGCAGTACTCCGGCGGCCACGCCATTGCTCCCCAGCGCATGGTGGGGGTGGAGGCTTCTGCGACCAAGGAGGCCCGGAAGAAGCGCATGGCGCGACAGCGGCGCCTGTCTTGCCTGCAGCAGCAGCGGAGCCAGCAGCTGAACCTGGGCCAGATCCAGGGCTCTGGCCACCCACAGGAGCCGTCCCCTCAGTCCACGCACTCTGCACCGGTAACACCGTCAGCCGGTGGCTGGGGATTCTGGTCACCGGGCAGTCAGCAGCAGGTCCAGAACCCGCTCTCAAAGTCCAATCCCTCAAGGCTGATGCAGCAGATGCCATCGCCGGAGGGGAGCCCCCAGCGCTCGGCAGCTTCAGATAAGCGgcag GGCGCCAAGACAGACAAGAACCTGCGGTTCCTGCTGCAGAAGGTGCTGAAGCAGAGCGACGTCGGGAGCCTCGGCCGCATCGTGCTACCCAAA AAGGAAGCGGAGATTCACCTGCCGGAGCTGAAGACGAGGGATGGCATCTCCGTCCCCATGGAGGACATAGGAACGTCGCGGGTGTGGAACATGCGGTACAG GTTTTGGCCCAACAACAAGAGCAGAATGTATCTTTTGGAGAATACGg GGGATTTTGTTCGCTCCAACGAGCTTCAGGAGGGGGACTTCATAGTGATCTACTCTGATGTCAAGTCCGGCAAATAT CTGATACGGGGCGTGAAGGTAAGGCCAGCGCAGGAGGAAGGCAACGGTTCCGGCGCGGTAGGCAAGCACAAGCACGGGTGTCCAGAGAAAGCCGGTGCTTCATGCGCCGAAGATGGCGGCGGCGTCGACGGCACGGCCAAGCTTGACGGCGCCTGCAAGGGGAGGTCTGCGCAGATGAGCCAAGGCCAGGGTGCCGCCTCCATGAGCCAAATGGCCGTCAGCACCTGA
- the LOC133927101 gene encoding protein arginine methyltransferase NDUFAF7 homolog, mitochondrial-like, protein MAPPFSAHIPALWRLALRARWAHAALFSSGIVAGDKPILVRNFVRSALYDPNHGYFSKRAGPVGVLDTSIRFNKLQGRRAYMHHLDKLYKKHDIAWFTPVELFKPWYAYAIAASILRTANLSVPLKIYEIGGGSGTCAKCILDYMMLNAPPKVYNDMKYISVEISSSIAEKQLETVGEVQSHLSKFTVERRDATNRSGWGHKDPHPCWVLMLEVLDNLPHDLVYSPDQVSPWMEVWIEKVNGSSQVSEVYKPLKDPLISRCVEIIGMSEEKTSVSEKLSFAAKGVLSKLCPKPRRAWLPTGCLQLMDTLHQALPSMSLIASDFSYLPDVSIPGDRAPLVLSKKDGKTSDHRNYLDAQGDADIFFPTDFWLLEQIDHNCSGFSKEQKNPGAFKPVKKRRTIVLDTAAFMEEFGLPLKTRTKDGYNPLLDDFKNTKFYLSVPTHNRK, encoded by the exons aTGGCGCCGCCGTTCTCGGCACACATCCCCGCACTCTGGCGCCTGGCGCTGCGCGCGAGGTGGGCCCATGCGGCGCTATTCTCGTCGGGGATCGTCGCCGGCGACAAGCCCATTCTG GTTCGCAACTTCGTGAGGTCGGCGCTGTACGACCCCAACCATGGTTATTTCTCCAAGCGGGCGGGGCCGGTGGGCGTGCTCGACACCAGCATCCGCTTCAACAAGCTCCAGG GGAGGAGGGCGTATATGCATCATCTTGATAAGCTGTACAAGAAGCATGATATCGCTTGGTTTACTCCTGTGGAACTCTTTAAG CCATGGTATGCTTATGCAATAGCAGCGTCAATTCTGCGTACAGCAAATCTTTCAGTCCCATTGAAG ATATACGAGATTGGTGGTGGTTCTGGGACATGTGCAAAGTGCATACTTGATTACATGATGCTGAATGCTCCACCAAAAGTCTACAATGATATGAAATACAT CTCAGTAGAGATTAGCTCCTCTATTGCCGAGAAGCAATTGGAAACTGTCGGTGAAGTACAAAGCCACTTGTCAAAGTTTACGGTAGAGCGCCGTGATGCAACTAACAGATCTGGATGGG GCCACAAGGATCCTCATCCATGTTGGGTGCTAATGCTTGAG GTACTTGACAATCTACCACATGACCTTGTCTATTCACCAGATCAGGTCTCTCCATGGATGGAAGTGTGGATTGAAAAAGTAAATGGCAG TTCACAAGTCTCTGAGGTCTACAAACCACTAAAAGACCCATTAATTTCCCGCTGTGTCGAGATTATTGGCATGAGTGAAGAGAAAACGTCTGTCAGTGAAAAATTATCATTTGCTGCAAAAGGTGTTTTGTCAAAACTATGCCCAAAACCTCGGAGAGCTTGGTTGCCGACTGGATGCTTG CAACTAATGGATACTTTACATCAAGCTTTACCAAGCATGTCCCTTATTGCTTCAGACTTCAGCTATCTTCCAGATGTTAGCATACCTGGTGACAGAGCTCCGTTGGTTTTGTCAAAG AAGGATGGGAAAACATCAGATCATCGCAACTACCTTGATGCTCAG GGTGATGCAGACATCTTCTTCCCAACCGATTTTTGGCTTTTGGAGCAGATTGACCATAACTGCTCTGGTTTCTCAAAAGAGCAGAAGAACCCTGGTGCATTTAAACCAGTGAAGAAGAGGAGGACAATCGTA CTTGATACTGCAGCCTTCATGGAAGAGTTTGGCCTGCCATTGAAGACGAGGACCAAAGATGGATATAATCCACTTCTTGACGATTTCAAGAACACGAAGTTCTATCTGAGCGTTCCTACCCACAACAGGAAGTAG
- the LOC133927109 gene encoding uncharacterized protein LOC133927109: MPPGKDGPISPIASPRERLGRFAKRKDALKKKIHELATLCDVAVAVVCTGPDGSGDPEFWPSKEEVNAVVRRYNALPPEQRGKHVEDHADNVARQLAEEGGKLVRALEGGVSGALGSWEGSLEGVTADKLRELLASIDGSLVAAASRVLKLQPPRYGAADRARVLLGHVDGVTVEEDSVSVTGNGKRRPQPRGEADAGGGGLGLPKKNPKLPNAAPEFADEVVAENSVPGEDVSDEVQIPQPPGDTDADDAEWMRDLVKALEKKAQPCTAAGAGIEYINVGGYVMERDAYDFIRCDLGMPPPCIGPDSPDDDGEPLRLWSWDNTMPPP; encoded by the coding sequence ATGCCTCCCGGCAAGGATGGCCCGATCAGCCCCATCGCCAGCCCCCGTGAGCGCCTCGGGAGGTTCGCGAAGCGCAAGGATGCGCTGAAGAAGAAGATCCACGAGCTCGCGACGCTCTGCGACGTCGCCGTCGCGGTGGTCTGTACGGGCCCCGACGGCTCGGGCGACCCTGAGTTTTGGCCGTCGAAGGAGGAGGTCAATGCGGTGGTGAGGCGGTACAATGCGCTCCCGCCGGAGCAGCGCGGTAAGCACGTGGAGGACCACGCCGACAACGTCGCGCGCCAGCTCGCGGAGGAGGGCGGGAAGCTGGTCAGGGCGCTGGAGGGCGGTGTGTCCGGCGCGCTCGGGTCGTGGGAAGGCTCGCTCGAGGGCGTGACCGCGGATAAGCTCCGGGAGCTGCTCGCCTCCATCGATGGCTCCCTAGTGGCCGCGGCGAGTCGGGTCCTGAAGCTGCAGCCACCGCGCTACGGCGCGGCCGATCGCGCCAGGGTCTTGCTGGGTCACGTGGACGGGGTCACGGTGGAGGAGGACTCCGTGTCCGTGACGGGCAACGGGAAGCGGCGGCCGCAGCCGCGGGGCGAGGCCGACGCGGGTGGCGGCGGGCTTGGACTGCCTAAGAAAAACCCCAAGTTGCCCAATGCCGCGCCCGAGTTCGCGGACGAGGTCGTGGCGGAGAACTCCGTGCCGGGCGAGGACGTCAGCGACGAGGTGCAGATACCGCAGCCGCCAGGCGACACCGACGCCGACGATGCCGAGTGGATGAGGGACCTGGTGAAGGCTCTCGAGAAAAAGGCCCAGCCGTGTACGGCAGCCGGCGCCGGGATCGAGTACATCAACGTGGGCGGGTACGTGATGGAGCGCGACGCCTACGACTTCATCCGGTGCGACCTCGGGATGCCTCCGCCGTGCATCGGACCCGACTCGCcggacgacgacggcgagccgCTGAGGCTGTGGTCGTGGGACAACACCATGCCGCCCCCGTAA